CCGGTCCCCTTGGGAGCCATACGCTCGATGACCTTCAGCCAGGTCTCCTCCTCTATCTCAAGAGAGAGAGAAAGAACACCCAGAAGGATCGTGTTGACCAGGCGCGAATTGCCGAGGTCCATAGCGATCTGATATGCATCAACTACGATAGCTCCTGGAACGAGAGTTTTTATCTTATCGACGACCTTTTCGGGATAGAAGAACTTGCCGGTCGTTGTGATCGTCGGGATGATCTTCTGCTCGTTGATGATGATATTGCCATCAGGATGAAGATCGCCAACCCAGCGAAGAGCTTCGGCCAGCTCGAAAGCCAGGATAACGTTGGCCTCCCGTGAGGGGATAAGTGGAGACATCACCTCTTCGCCGAATCTGATGTGGCTTGTCACTATCCCACCCCTCTGGGACATCCCATGCACTTCACTCTTTTTCGCGTCCAGCCCGCTTTCTTTTGCTACTTCGGTGAGGATCTCGCTGGCCAGAAGTACCCCCTGCCCTCCGACTCCGACGATCAGAACATTTGTAGTGCCGTTTTTCATATCTCGGGTCCTTTCTATTTCAGTCCTGATCAGGATTCGATCTTTACTATGGCATCGACGGGACAGACCTGTGCACATATGGTGCAGCCGGTACAGGTGTACTCGTCTATTACTGCTTTAGGTCTGCCCTTTTCGTTAGTCTCTTCCGAGATCGATATAGACGGGCAGCCTACATTGAAACAGGCACCACAGGCGATACAGTTGTCGGCTTCTACCGTGTAGGGTTCGTCCTTGATCTTTTTAGGAAAGAGCATGCAGGGCCTGTTGGTGATTATCACCGAGACGGCTTCCCTGTCCAGTTCTTCTTTAAGGACCTTGTATGACTCATCAACGTCATATGGATCGACTTCGCGGACATGCTTCACACCGACGGCCCTGCAGATCTCAGCGAGATTGACAGGCTCAACGGCGTCTCCCATAAGAGTCTTCGATGTCGAGGGGTTGTCCTGCCCTCCAGTCATCGCGGTGATCCTGTTGTCGACGATGATATTCGTCGTAGTGCCTCCGTTGTACACTACGCTGGCCAGGGCTGTGATGCCGCTGTGAAGGAAGGTGCTGTCCCCGATCAGGGCGACTGCCTTCTTTTCGGTCTTGCCGGCCCTTTCAATGCCGAACGCGTTGCCGATCGAGGCGCCCATGCAGAGGCAGGAATCTATCTGGTTCAGTGGTGGAAGCGCGCCCAGAGTGTAACAACCGATATCTCCGTTTGTATAGACTCCAGCCTTTTTCAGAGCCACCATGATGCCCCTGTGAGGGCACCCTGAGCAAAGGACCGGAGGACGAGGAAGGACTGATTCTGTCTCAACCGATTCAGGCATGACAGATGAATCGAGTACTCCCGCCTCGATGAAGCCTTTCCGGACGCGGTCTACATTGAGTTCCATGTGATTGGAGAAGAACTTCTTGCCCTCGACCTTGATCCCCTCGGCGGCTATGATCTCCTCGTAGAATCCTTCGAGTTCTTCTACTACAAAAAGTCTGTCGACTTTTGAAGCAAATTCGCGGATCTTTTTTATCGGTAGAGGGTACCCCATGCCGAGCTTGAGGATACTCGCATCGGGCATCGCCTCGCGGGCGTGCTGGTAAGCGATCGCCCCGGTGATAATACCGATCTTTTTGTCGTTCCATTCTATATAGTTGATCTCCGAAGTCTCGGCGTATTCCTTGAGCTTTTCAAGGCGCTCAATCACCAGTTTGTGTCTTTTAGCGGCATAAGCAGGGACCATTACGTACTTTTCTATATTTCTCTCGAACCCCTTGTTTTCTACGGTCTTGCGTTCGCCTATCTCGACCAGGCCCTTGGCGTGGCAGATCCTGGTAGTAAGCCTGAGAATTACAGGAGTATCGAACTGCTCGCTTATCTCGAATCCGATCTTGACGAAATCCTTCGCTTCCTGGCTTGTCGATGGTTCAAGCACCGGGACAGAAGCCATTTTTCCGTAATACCGGTTGTCCTGTTCATTCTGGGATGAGTGGAGGCTCGGATCGTCTGCGCTGACAATGATCAGGCCAGCCCCTACTCCAGTATATGAAAGGGTCATGAACGCATCGGCAGCGACATTGAGCCCGACATGTTTCATCGCGGCCAGTGTCCTGGCTCCGCCGTAGCTGGCGCCTACTGCTACTTCCAGAGCCACTTTCTCGTTTACCGCCCACTCGGCGTAAACGTCGTCCTTGAAAAACTTCGCTATGACCTGAAGTATCTCCGTGCTCGGAGTGCCCGGATAGGCCGAGGCGAATTCGCCGCCGTATTCGTACATACCGCGGGCAAGCGCCTGGTTGCCGGAAAGCAGCATTGCCATATTCTTAGTCCTCCTGTTTCATTTATTGATAGCCGACTTACTTTCTTTCATTATCAGCTAAAGATAGCCCCTCCACCATAAAGGAAAAGTAAAAAATACTCAATAGACCAGTTTATTTCGGTATATAAAAAATGATTAGCCAAGCTCTCCGGAATCCGTTATTATCAAAGGAGTTAATGAGCAGGAGGATAATCAGATGAGTGCAGGCCCCACCTATGTCACAGATGGTGAAATAAAGCCATTCGACGAGCGCGATACAGTCTTTTCCAGAGAAGCTCTTGTCGAGGGTTCTCCCAACGAGGTCGCATATCATTCCCTGCACCCCGAGAATATCGAAATCGACAGAAAACTTGCCAGATTCATTACCCTGAAAATGGAGCCGGGCGGCAGTGACGATCTACTTGCCGATGCCATATATGAGGCTCATTTCAAGAGTTCCGCGGCACTTGCCCTTCCGGACATGGTAGACGGTGAACCGGCGCTTGAGAAGGCAGACTGGTCACCTGCCGAGGCGGCGGCAAAGGTTAAGGCCTTTGCGCGGGCCATCGGAGCAGATGATGTGAGGATCGGCCCGTTGAAACAGGAATGGGTATACAGCCACAGGGGATCGAGGCCATTCTTTGAGGGCGGATATACGAACGCCCCGTATTTCAGTGGTATACCGGAAGGATACCAGGGGGCAAAGTATGGTGGCCCGATAGAACTGAAGCATTCCGGCGCCATATCGATGGCTTTTGATCAGAAAAAGGAACTGGTCGGTACCGGTTCGACGAGGGCTGTGGATTTCGAGGTCGGCAGGGTCTACGCGAAGAGCGTGCTTGTTTCGGTTCAGCTTGCCAGATTCATCAGGGCATTGGGCTATCCTGCCAGGGCTCACCACCTTAGAAATTATTTGATCATGCTGGTCCCTGTTGCCGTCGATTCAGGTATCGGCGAACTCGGGAGGTGTGGATATCTTGTCAGCCGACAGTCCGGCGCGAATTTCCGGCTGGCTGCGGTGACCACCGATCTGCCTCTTGAGTTTGACGACCCGGTCGACATAGGGATGCAGGATTTCTGCGATAAATGCAAAAAATGCGCTGTTACCTGTCCTTCGGGCGCGATTCCTCTCGAAAAGACCCTGGTGAACGGTAGCTGGAGATGGAAGCTCAACCCCGAAGCATGTCTCCAGTACTGGGGCCACACCGGATATACCTGCGGGATATGCCAGGCGGTGTGTCCATGGACGAAGCCTAAGAACATATTTCACCGTACTATCGCGAGCGCGGCGGTCAATCTTCCATGGATCAGGCGGGCTCTCGTCAAGGGAGACGATATTGTCTACGGGGCCGGATTCAGCCCTCTGCCTGTACCACGATGGCTCGAGGATGAACAGAAGTCCTGAGTTTTCCCCGACTGTGCCTGATCTGTCAGACAGCGCGTCTGCGGAAGTGGATTGCGCGAATGGCCAGAATGATCGAGACGAAAAGAAGTGACCCAGCCGAAAGTATGATGGTGAATTTTCTCTCCGGTAACGGGAATCTCGCCATGGAATGGTGAAGGGACGAAAAAAGCCCTGCCGCAAGGATAAGCCCCCGGATCATCTTACCACCCATGTCAGGCCTGTCCAGTATCCCCGCGATCAGGGCGAAGAAGGAGATCGCAGCTGGAGCCATCAGCCTTTCGTTGTTTGAACCGAAGAACGCGCTTACCAGGACCAGGATGAAAAACAGGGAGATGTCGGTATTTTCCCTGACAAAACGCCCCGTTTCCCTGAAAAATATAAGGGGAAGAAATGTCAGGGGGATAAACGGGTTCAGAAGGAGCCCGAACCATGTCATGGGGTATTTCAATTTACCACCGTAGTGGACGGCAGCTTCGAATAGAGACATTCCTCCGACAGGCGGGATCACGAGGCGGATGACTACGAAGACTATCAAAGCCGGCAGAACGACGAGGATCGGGTTTTTCCAGTTCCCCGGGAGTCGTCCCTTAATAAAGTCATACAGGAACAGAACCGGTATCATGAGAAGGGCCAGTTCTCCTGAGGCGGCTCCCACGGCAAGAGCCACGCTGAATACTATTCTTCTGTCATTACGCAGCGCAAGAAACATTACGGCCACAAGGGCCATGGATAATGTGTCTTTTACCTGAAATATGTTCCAGTTGCCTGAACCGAACAGATGCTTGTTGAGTACGAGCATGACGAGAGCGAGGAAGGCCGATGAGCGGGAGATCCCCATCGAGATAAACAAAAAATAGAGGCAGATGACCATAGCGAGAGAGGAAAATATGGTGAGCAGTTGGAAACCTGCTATCCTGCCGTCTCCCGCGAGACCTGAAAGGTACGGGCCAAGGAGTCTGTATGAGAAAGGCCGGGGCACTTCCATATCGACCGAGGGAGACGCGTCAGCTATCAGCCGATAATATTTGAGGTCCATATCGACGAATGGACTGGAAGCGTAGTCGATCCGGCCGTAGAAGAAAATGGCGGCGAGAGTGACAAGGATCAATAAAGGTATTCTTTTATCCATAGTTCCGGGTCTCGTCAGCGGTACCATACAGTCCACAGGTCGCTGGATCCTCTTATTGCCGTGATGAAGAATGGGCCATAATCCGTGCCGCGTTCAGGATATGGTGTAAATCCTGCCATCGGAGTCGAGAGAAGAAGTTCTTTTAATCTTTTGGAAAAGACCGGGGATTCAAGGTCAGCCCTTATCGTGACCCTGAATGCCGGCCAGCATGGGCCGCTGGCAATTTGAATCAGTTCGGACCTGCCCGTGACGTCGATACCGACAGAATCGATCAGCGCTGTAAGCTCGATCGCGACATCCCGAAAGAGTTTTTTTCCGCGGTCCTCGATCGATCTCAGTTCGATCCGGCCTGTTCCGGTCGATCCGTGGACAATCGGAATAGCGATCCCGATACAGATCGTATCGATAGAGCATCCTCCTACCATTTTTTCTGTTCCAGCTTCTTTCTTCTTCTGTGAAGAAGCTCCGCTGCAGCAGGTAAGGGCGAGGATCATAACGAATGAAAACAGGCAGGCCGGCATAGTCATTCTTCTCATCATGGTCTCTCTCCCTGAAAGGATCTCCCGCGTGCTCAGTAAGGCCTTGGGGGTTTCAACCAGATATTTACGCCGATCCTAAGATCGAAAGATGAAAACCTGTCGTTGAGCGGCTTCTCCGCACTGTCCCGGATCGCGTCATGATGGCTGGTTTCCAGAAAGGGCGAACTGAAACGTTTTTCAGAAAAGGATATCAAATATATGCCCTCGACAAGAAGGCTGATATTATCCTTGACCCGGTGCTCAAGTTGAAGGACCGCCAGGCCCTCGAACCCGTCAAGTTTGCCGGTGCCGTTGATGAGGTTGGCCGAACCATAGCCGAGGCCGATGCCGACCCAGGGAACGAACGACTTGCTGTCCGGGCGGAGACATCTCTTGAAAACGAAAGCATAACTGTATTTCGTGAGGTCCGCGTCGAAGTTCTCAAAATCGTTCTGATAATGTATCGCCGGATATCGCGATACAGCGACCCAGGCCTCGCCTGCCCAGCTTCCGTTCTGAAAAGTCTTTCCCAGGGATACCGCAAGGCCGTAGCCGACGGAGAGGTCTTCGTTGCCCTGAAGCGAAAGCTCGCTGGAAAGCGAGGGAAGGATAGGGTGGCTGCCGCCTCCCGAAGCCTTGAGGTAAAAACGATTTTCCCCCGCGGCCGAAATGGACGGGATCACCGCTATCAGAGTCGTGATGATAAACAGACTAAGCGCTTTCACATGTGCCTCCTGCGGGCTCAGGCCGGATGAACTTACAGCAGAGGGCCACTGCCGGGGATGATATCGTCCGCCGCACCCGGTTCATCGTTCGGTAATGTCGGATTTTCCTGAAGTGCTGGGCGTTCTTTTCCTGATATATTCATTTCGATCCATTCCTTCAGGGGATCGAGAGGGATCAGGCCCGTGTGGCTCTCGACCGGTTTTCCATCACGGAAGAAGAAGATCGCCGGGACGCCCTTTATACCGAGTCTCGAAGCGGTTGCCGGGTTCTTTGTGACGTCGAGCTTGAAGAACCTTGCCTGATCAGCGTAGTCGGGGCCGACTTCGTTGAGTAGACCTCCCATTACCTGGCAGGATGAACACCAAAGACTGAAGCAATAGACAAAACAGGGCAGTCCACTTTCCGCTATTTCCTCGTCGAACCGTTCATCGGTCAACGGGGCGGGTTCTCCCGGTTTGGTCTCAAGTCCGAGAAGTCTTTTAATAAATCCCATCGGATCCCCTTTCTGTACCGGTCCAATATAACATTTCGGAGGTGTATTCTCCATAAAAAGAGATGTTCAAAGAATCTCGTAAAAAAATGGAGCAAATCGACCGACGCAGCTTTATAATATATAGAAGCAGAAAATCATTGGGGACTAAAAAGGCGGTAGACCGATGAAGAAACGAATTTTATTGAAGATCGCTGCCATGGTGATACTCGTGGTCACGTGGAGTGGGCTCTGTCCGGCAGAAGAACAGGCGGCCGAGGGCCTTCTGCCCGCATCCGGGCAGCTCGAAGGATGGGCCAGGGACGGGGATGTCATATCGTACCTGCCCGACAACTTGTGGGAGTATATAAACGGCTCTGCCGAAAGCTTTCTCATGTACGATTTCAGGCAGGTCGTGGCCATGCATTATCTCGATCCATCGGAACGGGAGATCAAGGTAGAGATCTATGATCATGGCAGTCCCCTGATGACATTCGGTATCTATTCGATGCTGAGAAGTCCTGACGCGGAATATCTGGAGATCGGTTGTGAGGCGTTCGGAGACGAGTATACGCTCCATTTCTGGAAAGACAGGTTTTATGTAAAGGTCTATTCATACAGTGAAG
The genomic region above belongs to Candidatus Latescibacterota bacterium and contains:
- a CDS encoding indolepyruvate oxidoreductase subunit beta, with amino-acid sequence MKNGTTNVLIVGVGGQGVLLASEILTEVAKESGLDAKKSEVHGMSQRGGIVTSHIRFGEEVMSPLIPSREANVILAFELAEALRWVGDLHPDGNIIINEQKIIPTITTTGKFFYPEKVVDKIKTLVPGAIVVDAYQIAMDLGNSRLVNTILLGVLSLSLEIEEETWLKVIERMAPKGTGELNKKAFMAGREVK
- the iorA gene encoding indolepyruvate ferredoxin oxidoreductase subunit alpha, producing the protein MAMLLSGNQALARGMYEYGGEFASAYPGTPSTEILQVIAKFFKDDVYAEWAVNEKVALEVAVGASYGGARTLAAMKHVGLNVAADAFMTLSYTGVGAGLIIVSADDPSLHSSQNEQDNRYYGKMASVPVLEPSTSQEAKDFVKIGFEISEQFDTPVILRLTTRICHAKGLVEIGERKTVENKGFERNIEKYVMVPAYAAKRHKLVIERLEKLKEYAETSEINYIEWNDKKIGIITGAIAYQHAREAMPDASILKLGMGYPLPIKKIREFASKVDRLFVVEELEGFYEEIIAAEGIKVEGKKFFSNHMELNVDRVRKGFIEAGVLDSSVMPESVETESVLPRPPVLCSGCPHRGIMVALKKAGVYTNGDIGCYTLGALPPLNQIDSCLCMGASIGNAFGIERAGKTEKKAVALIGDSTFLHSGITALASVVYNGGTTTNIIVDNRITAMTGGQDNPSTSKTLMGDAVEPVNLAEICRAVGVKHVREVDPYDVDESYKVLKEELDREAVSVIITNRPCMLFPKKIKDEPYTVEADNCIACGACFNVGCPSISISEETNEKGRPKAVIDEYTCTGCTICAQVCPVDAIVKIES
- a CDS encoding reductive dehalogenase, which encodes MSAGPTYVTDGEIKPFDERDTVFSREALVEGSPNEVAYHSLHPENIEIDRKLARFITLKMEPGGSDDLLADAIYEAHFKSSAALALPDMVDGEPALEKADWSPAEAAAKVKAFARAIGADDVRIGPLKQEWVYSHRGSRPFFEGGYTNAPYFSGIPEGYQGAKYGGPIELKHSGAISMAFDQKKELVGTGSTRAVDFEVGRVYAKSVLVSVQLARFIRALGYPARAHHLRNYLIMLVPVAVDSGIGELGRCGYLVSRQSGANFRLAAVTTDLPLEFDDPVDIGMQDFCDKCKKCAVTCPSGAIPLEKTLVNGSWRWKLNPEACLQYWGHTGYTCGICQAVCPWTKPKNIFHRTIASAAVNLPWIRRALVKGDDIVYGAGFSPLPVPRWLEDEQKS
- a CDS encoding thioredoxin — translated: MGFIKRLLGLETKPGEPAPLTDERFDEEIAESGLPCFVYCFSLWCSSCQVMGGLLNEVGPDYADQARFFKLDVTKNPATASRLGIKGVPAIFFFRDGKPVESHTGLIPLDPLKEWIEMNISGKERPALQENPTLPNDEPGAADDIIPGSGPLL